The nucleotide sequence TACATAATTttgactctctccctctctcactcactctctcactcactctcactctctcactcactttcactcactctcactctctcactctttcactcactctcactgactcactctctctctcattctctcactctctctcattcactcacttactTTCCCagccactctcactcactcactctctcactcattctcactcactcactcactcactgactcactcactcactctctcaccctctcactctctcaccctctgactcactcactctctctaaaaaataaaagataaaaagaaaacaaatacataATTTTGAGAACTGATTAATCTTTCCAATGGTTCTTTGCTATAGTTTAATAGAGATTTTCAGAAAATAACACAAGGTAAGATATTATTTTGAATATCTTTAGTGTACAGTAGGATGGCAATTATAGTGTAAATGTGTATCTGCAAGGGATGTACACTTTATTTGTAGGAGTATAGCTTTGTTGCATTCTTTCTTTCTACTGTATATCCTTTTGCTTACTGAGACCTAATATACTTGAaatttaatgaaaaaatattttagacCATTCTGAGTTATTTCAAACTACTATTCCATCGATATAGGAAATAGCTGCTTGGGAATATGTTGTCTTGTTTATAAAGTAATAAACTGGAGCCCAACAAAAAGGTGAGGTTTCTACAATATAACTCTatcaaacttttaaaattgttatttattcattgatttttcaacaaCTGTTTGTTGAGCACCTATTGTCAGATATTATTCTAGGTACTGGTGATGCATGAGTGAAAAAAACAAAGACCTCAAACTCAGGAGGGACacaaaaagaaacatttaaatatatgataAATACCAGGGGGGCTACTCAGATAAAATAGGTAGGAAATGCCTTTTTACACATTTTCCCATAGTTCaaaattttcataaaattttGACTTATGTAGAAAAGTTATCACAAACTGACAGGTAACTTGTAGCTTTCCTTGATACAGTTCAACAAGCAGAACCACAACTCTGGCACACGGGCTGCATAGACTTTTAGTGAGAATCCTCAGTGTAAGGCCACACATATGTGAATATGGAAGAATTCATTCATTTTGCTGAATGCATTAAATGCATTGTGTAATATGCTGTCATTATTTTACAAGAGGACTGCTAACTAGTATGACTTCTTTTATTTCGTTTCTCTCTGAGCACCCAGCCATTCTGGGGCATGGGGCCATTTCTGGGTTATTTACTAATGTATTTCGACACCTGGTACATAGAAATCAACAATCCCTTTTTGAATGAAGAAACTAACCACTCTAACTGTGTGATTTTCTAATTATATTACTCCCCCAAATGATTTCCAAACTCTCAGTAGCATAATATTTGTATGGGTATTGAATATGTGTACAACAGCATCCTTAAATTTTAGCTCACATAGAGAATAGAACAGTGCAGCAATTCTTTTGAAAGCTGAAACACTTGGTGGCGCTGCAGGATaaggctttcaaaaagaaaaagctcAACTTCAGATTTCCGGCGGGGAGAGAGCCCGCAAGCGCAGCTGAGGACCTGTGAGTCTCGAAAGAAATCGACTCGTCATCATTTCTGGACAGGCTATCAATGGAGTGATCTTTCATTGCCTCAGACCCCTCAATCTCCAACACAGAGTCGCGCCCTATTCATCTAAGGCGTTTGCGGAAGATGGAGGACCATCAGCAAAGGCAAGTCCTACTTCTGTTTGTCTTTCTGGGAGTGACTCTGGGCCGCAGCGAACCCCAGCGTTATTCCGTGCTGGAGGAAACAGAAAGCGGCTCCTTTGTAGCCAACTTGGCCAATGACCTGGGCCtgggagtgggggagctggagaaGCGCGGAGCCCGGGTGGTCTCAGAGGATAACGAGCCAGGCTTACAGCTCGATATGCAGACGGGGGAGttgatattaaataagaaattGGACCGAGAGGGGCTGTGCGGCTCCGCTGAGCCCTGTGTAATGCCCTTCCAAGTGGTCCTGAAGAAACCATTAGAAGTATTTCGAGCTGAGCTCCTCGTGAGAGACATAAATGATCATTCTCCAGAGTTTCCTGAAAGAGAAATGACCCTGCGAATCCCAGAGAGTAGCCCGAATGGGACTGTATTTCCTCTGGAAAAAGCCCAGGACTTGGACGTGGGCAACAACGACGTTCAAAAGTACAGTATCAGTCCCAACTCTCATTTCCATGTTACCACCCTCAAGTGGGGGAATGGCAGGAAATACCCTCAGCTGGTGTTGGACAAAGAGCTGGATCATGAGGAGCAGCCCGAGCTCCGAATAACAATCACTGCTCAGGATGGAGGCTCTCCACCCAGGTTCGGCACCGCCCAGATCCGCATCTTGGTCCTGGACATCAACGACAACGCCCCGGAGTTCTCGAAGACGCTCTATGACGTGCAAGTCCCAGAGAACAGCCCCATAGGCTCCCTGGTTGTGAAGGTCTCTGCTAGGGATTTGGACACTGGGGTTAATGGAGACATATCATACTCACTTTTCCATAATTCTCCAGAGATTAGCAAAACTTTTGAGCTGAGCCACCTCTCAGGAGAAATTCGACTAATTAAAAAATTAGATTTTGAAGCAATATCTTCATATGACCTGCATATCAAGGCGTCTGATGGTGGGGGCCTTTCTGGGACATGCTCTGTTTCTATCAAGGTGCTGGATGTCAACGACAATGCCCCAGAACTTACGATTTCCTCACTCACCAGTCCTATTACCGAAAACTCCCCCGACACAGAAGTGGCACTGTTCAGGGTTCGAGATAGAGACTCAGGGGACAACGGAAGAATTATTTGCTCCATCCAGGGTGACCTCCCCTTTCTTCTGAAGCCTTCTACAGAGAATTTCTACACTCTGATAACAGATGGGGCCCTAGACAGAGAGGCCAGAGCCGAGTACAACGTGACCATCACCGTCACCGACTTGGGGTCCCCCAGGCTCAAAACCGAGCACACCATCAGGGTGCTGGTCTCCGACGTCAATGACAACACGCCCACCTTCACCCAAACCTCCTACACGCTGTACATCCAGGAGAACAACAGCCCCGGCCTGCACCTGGGCACAGTCAGCGCCACAGACAGAGACGCGGGCGCCAACGCCCAAGTCACCTACTCCCTGCTGCCGCCCCGCGACCCACACCTCGCGCTCGCCTCGCTCGTGTCCATCCACGCCGAGCGCGGGCACCTGTTCGCGCTGCGGGCGCTGGACTTCGAGGCGCTGCGCGCCTTCGAGTTCCGCGTGGGCGCGGCGGACGCGGGCTCCCCGGCGCTGAGCAGCGAGGCGCTGGTGcgcgtggtggtggtggacgaCAACGACCACGCGCCCCTGGTGCTGTACCCGCCAGCGCCCAACGGCTCTGCGCCCTGCCCAGAGCTGGTGCCCAGGGCGGCCGAGGAGGGCTACCTGGTGAGCAAGGTGGTGGCGGTGGACGGCGACGCGGGCCAGAACGCCTGGCTGTCCTACCAGCTGCTCAAGGCCACGGAGCCCGGGCTGTTCCGCGTGT is from Tenrec ecaudatus isolate mTenEca1 chromosome 2, mTenEca1.hap1, whole genome shotgun sequence and encodes:
- the LOC142439390 gene encoding protocadherin beta-15-like → MEDHQQRQVLLLFVFLGVTLGRSEPQRYSVLEETESGSFVANLANDLGLGVGELEKRGARVVSEDNEPGLQLDMQTGELILNKKLDREGLCGSAEPCVMPFQVVLKKPLEVFRAELLVRDINDHSPEFPEREMTLRIPESSPNGTVFPLEKAQDLDVGNNDVQKYSISPNSHFHVTTLKWGNGRKYPQLVLDKELDHEEQPELRITITAQDGGSPPRFGTAQIRILVLDINDNAPEFSKTLYDVQVPENSPIGSLVVKVSARDLDTGVNGDISYSLFHNSPEISKTFELSHLSGEIRLIKKLDFEAISSYDLHIKASDGGGLSGTCSVSIKVLDVNDNAPELTISSLTSPITENSPDTEVALFRVRDRDSGDNGRIICSIQGDLPFLLKPSTENFYTLITDGALDREARAEYNVTITVTDLGSPRLKTEHTIRVLVSDVNDNTPTFTQTSYTLYIQENNSPGLHLGTVSATDRDAGANAQVTYSLLPPRDPHLALASLVSIHAERGHLFALRALDFEALRAFEFRVGAADAGSPALSSEALVRVVVVDDNDHAPLVLYPPAPNGSAPCPELVPRAAEEGYLVSKVVAVDGDAGQNAWLSYQLLKATEPGLFRVWAHNGEVRTARPLGERDAAQHRLVVLVQDHGEPALSASVTLHVLLVDGFSQPYLPRPEGARDEAQADWLTVYLVIALASVSSLFLCSVLLFVALRVCRRRRAAWEGRCSVPEGHFPGHLVDYSGTGTLAQSYQYEVCLSGDSGSNEFKFLKPVFPNLLPQDPERKIEENLAFPNNLGF